In a single window of the Terriglobus roseus genome:
- a CDS encoding ArnT family glycosyltransferase, translating into MSSTAQIASTPAVTAAASSTPARRHVLLLVVLWIAVYAAALFAPPLLDDADATHASAARNILLTHDFVTLRVDGIRYLEKAPLPYWLVAGVFRIFGFNAFAVHLPQALGVLLLALLAYRWARRAWNERTALYAGLMVLTSVGVFLFTRVFIPEVLLSLFLAATLYAVQRGLEERSPRHIYAAWAFLALAVLTKGLIAIVFVGGALMLYATIMAEWRRWRELRLVTGTLLFLAIAAPWHILAGLRNTGAYGGHGFFWFYFVNEHFMRFLGRRIPHDYNKLPGGLYWLLHLAWLFPWSLFFPAGFAVAWLRRGRFSGLRHTYEGRTLLLLTSFAALILVFFSISTNQEYYTFPAYLPLAVLTAAGLTAAERHARVRGWLTAAHAAFAVLGLAIAATLASGLWSSRHLPYVSDIGALLAHRGVGDYTLSMSHFFDLTGPSFAALRLPAALAAVVFAIGPTLAWFLRRRGQAVQSTIAVALTSGVFLIAAHIALIRFAPMLSSAALADTYIAAEHSGVIEPGTQLMLYGDQAYGSTLPFYTGRIVPLVEGRSTSMWFGSTFQDAPPIFLSNADLTGNWGKGPRKVLFVPEEKRQVVDRLLGTRGIIMSEVSGKALITDRPLHPQN; encoded by the coding sequence ATGTCCAGCACCGCACAGATAGCATCGACCCCGGCGGTGACGGCTGCGGCCAGCTCCACGCCCGCCCGCAGGCATGTGCTTCTTCTGGTTGTTCTCTGGATTGCAGTCTACGCAGCAGCGCTCTTTGCTCCACCGCTGCTGGATGATGCCGACGCCACGCATGCGAGTGCCGCGCGCAACATTCTTCTGACGCACGACTTCGTTACCCTGCGCGTCGATGGCATTCGGTACCTGGAAAAAGCGCCACTGCCCTACTGGCTTGTGGCCGGGGTCTTCCGAATCTTTGGCTTCAATGCGTTCGCTGTCCATCTGCCCCAGGCGTTGGGCGTCCTGTTACTGGCACTGCTGGCGTACCGCTGGGCGCGCCGTGCGTGGAACGAACGCACCGCGCTGTATGCGGGACTGATGGTCCTTACGTCGGTCGGCGTCTTCCTCTTTACGCGCGTTTTCATCCCGGAAGTGCTGCTGAGCCTGTTTCTCGCGGCCACGCTCTATGCCGTACAGCGAGGCCTCGAAGAAAGAAGTCCTAGACACATCTACGCGGCATGGGCATTCCTCGCCCTTGCAGTGCTTACCAAGGGATTGATCGCCATCGTCTTCGTTGGCGGCGCGCTGATGCTCTATGCCACGATCATGGCTGAGTGGAGGCGCTGGCGCGAGCTTCGACTGGTCACCGGCACGCTGCTGTTCCTGGCCATCGCAGCCCCCTGGCACATCCTTGCGGGGTTGCGGAACACCGGCGCGTACGGCGGCCATGGCTTCTTCTGGTTCTACTTTGTCAATGAACACTTCATGCGTTTCCTGGGTCGCCGCATCCCGCATGACTACAACAAACTGCCGGGTGGCCTGTACTGGCTGCTGCACCTGGCATGGCTCTTCCCATGGAGCCTCTTCTTCCCGGCCGGCTTTGCTGTTGCGTGGCTGCGCCGTGGCCGTTTTTCGGGCCTGCGGCATACCTATGAAGGCCGCACGCTCCTGCTACTGACCAGCTTCGCAGCGTTGATCCTGGTGTTCTTTTCGATCTCGACCAACCAGGAGTACTACACGTTCCCGGCCTACCTGCCGCTTGCCGTACTGACCGCAGCAGGACTGACTGCGGCTGAGCGGCATGCACGCGTTCGTGGCTGGCTCACCGCTGCCCACGCGGCATTCGCAGTGCTTGGACTGGCCATTGCGGCGACACTCGCCTCGGGCCTATGGAGTTCTCGCCATCTGCCCTACGTCTCGGATATCGGCGCGCTGCTGGCTCACCGTGGTGTGGGCGACTACACGCTGTCCATGTCCCACTTCTTCGATCTCACGGGACCGTCCTTCGCCGCACTGCGACTGCCCGCCGCGCTGGCTGCGGTAGTCTTCGCGATTGGGCCAACGCTGGCGTGGTTCCTCCGCCGTCGCGGTCAGGCCGTGCAGAGCACCATTGCGGTCGCGCTCACCTCCGGCGTTTTCCTGATTGCCGCACATATCGCGCTGATTCGTTTCGCACCCATGCTGTCTTCCGCTGCGCTGGCAGATACCTACATAGCTGCGGAACACAGTGGTGTGATCGAGCCAGGCACACAGTTGATGCTTTATGGCGACCAGGCATATGGCTCCACACTGCCCTTCTACACCGGACGCATCGTGCCCCTTGTGGAAGGACGCTCGACGTCCATGTGGTTCGGATCGACGTTCCAGGACGCGCCGCCCATCTTCCTTTCCAACGCCGACCTCACCGGCAACTGGGGGAAAGGTCCGCGCAAGGTCTTGTTTGTGCCGGAGGAGAAGCGCCAGGTCGTGGACCGGCTGCTGGGCACACGCGGGATCATCATGTCCGAAGTCTCCGGCAAGGCTCTCATCACGGATCGTCCGTTGCATCCGCAGAATTAA
- a CDS encoding glycoside hydrolase family 57 protein, with protein sequence MKNSLPASAGFFSFVLHAHLPYVLHHGTWPHGLEWLLEAAAETYLPLLRTARHLHAESIPLCLNVSVSPVLLEQLAHPDFLAELPNYLQRKITSAREDAAFFEQADEQHLLYLAQHWERFFQDALDDLNALGGDLIAGFRQAEATGSMHLLTSAATHGYAPLLGTDESIRGQFQTAVRAHQRHLGTVPQGVWLPECGYRPAGLWRFPVAPAGDAKIEPARARVGVETALAEAGLRFTFVDTHLVEGAEKLPPADRAGKPVAITPTTDAKSLYRPYRIDASDVAVFARDPLTAVQVWSAQNGYPGDFHYLDFHKKRWPGGHRYWRVTGAGLGMESKEPYYPEAAMERSRAHAEHFVEMVAETLRSQPTVDGTPPLMCAPFDLELFGHWWHEGMLFLENVARVLADGKHGVRPTTCAAYLEEFGTDGRIRMPEGSWGANGDNSVWLNGDTTSLLARMYAAELSVRAASRQAAWTDGGTGERIARQMCRELLLMESSDWPTLITTGAARDYAEKRFAYHAESFSATHAAWESFLANGSLAETDAARLAEMEAEDCLFADLKTSAWQPQA encoded by the coding sequence ATGAAGAATTCCCTGCCGGCTAGCGCCGGATTTTTCAGCTTTGTCCTGCACGCGCACCTGCCTTATGTTCTGCATCATGGCACCTGGCCCCACGGTTTGGAGTGGCTGCTGGAGGCCGCAGCGGAGACCTATCTGCCACTGCTGCGCACTGCCCGCCATCTGCATGCCGAGAGCATCCCCCTCTGCCTGAACGTCAGCGTCTCTCCCGTTCTGCTGGAGCAACTCGCACACCCCGACTTTCTCGCAGAGCTACCCAACTACCTTCAGCGCAAGATCACATCAGCCCGCGAAGATGCGGCGTTCTTCGAGCAGGCCGACGAACAACATCTGCTCTACCTGGCCCAGCATTGGGAGCGCTTCTTCCAGGACGCGCTTGATGACCTCAACGCCCTTGGAGGCGACCTCATCGCTGGTTTTCGGCAGGCAGAGGCGACCGGTTCCATGCATCTGCTGACCTCTGCCGCGACGCACGGCTACGCGCCGCTGCTGGGCACCGATGAGAGCATCCGCGGCCAGTTCCAGACAGCGGTGCGGGCACATCAGCGGCACCTTGGCACCGTTCCGCAAGGCGTATGGCTGCCTGAGTGTGGATACCGTCCGGCGGGTCTGTGGCGGTTCCCCGTAGCTCCTGCGGGCGACGCGAAGATTGAGCCTGCGCGCGCTCGTGTGGGCGTTGAGACGGCACTGGCAGAAGCTGGTCTGCGCTTCACCTTTGTCGACACCCACCTCGTGGAAGGTGCGGAGAAGTTGCCGCCGGCAGACCGCGCAGGCAAGCCCGTCGCAATCACGCCGACGACCGACGCGAAGTCGCTTTACCGGCCCTACCGCATCGATGCGAGCGACGTCGCCGTCTTCGCGCGTGATCCTCTCACTGCCGTACAGGTTTGGAGCGCGCAGAACGGCTATCCCGGCGACTTTCACTATCTCGACTTCCACAAGAAGCGGTGGCCCGGTGGCCATCGTTACTGGCGAGTCACCGGCGCCGGTCTTGGCATGGAGTCGAAGGAGCCCTACTACCCCGAAGCTGCCATGGAACGCAGCCGCGCCCACGCCGAGCACTTCGTGGAGATGGTCGCGGAGACGCTGCGCTCCCAACCGACGGTGGACGGCACACCGCCCCTGATGTGCGCTCCGTTTGACCTGGAGCTCTTCGGCCACTGGTGGCACGAAGGCATGCTGTTCCTTGAAAACGTGGCGCGCGTACTGGCGGATGGCAAGCATGGAGTCCGGCCCACAACCTGCGCTGCATACCTCGAAGAATTCGGCACGGACGGGCGCATACGCATGCCGGAAGGTTCATGGGGAGCCAACGGAGACAACAGCGTCTGGCTCAACGGCGACACCACCTCCCTGCTGGCTCGCATGTACGCCGCGGAGCTTTCGGTGCGTGCTGCGTCACGACAGGCCGCATGGACCGACGGCGGAACGGGCGAGCGCATTGCGCGACAGATGTGCCGTGAGTTGCTGCTGATGGAATCCAGCGACTGGCCGACACTGATCACTACGGGCGCCGCTCGAGACTATGCGGAGAAGCGATTTGCATACCACGCTGAGAGTTTCTCTGCGACCCATGCGGCATGGGAATCCTTCCTGGCCAATGGATCGCTCGCAGAGACCGATGCCGCCCGATTGGCCGAAATGGAGGCGGAAGACTGCCTGTTCGCCGATCTGAAGACATCGGCATGGCAGCCTCAGGCCTGA
- a CDS encoding cysteine desulfurase family protein translates to MRRIYMDANATTPVLPEVVAAMEPFWSDRFGNASAVHGFGRGARGAIDGAREQIAALIGGKASEITFTSGGTESDNLALFGTLHLGDHLIVSAIEHDAVLHAADALEATGVIVSRVPCDARGVVDPGAVSALLRDNTKLVSVMLANNETGAIQPIRAIADIVHAAGALLHTDAVQAGGKIPVDVKSLGCDLLSLSAHKMHGPQGVGALWMRSGLTLRPMLHGGSHERQRRAGTENVPGIVGFGTAAAMTRTWLFEGGMQRLQTLRDRLESSLRERIARMAVNSEHVDRLPNTASLRFAGVNAEELVIALDLQGLAISGGSACQSGAIEPSHVLRAMGLDEADARSSVRFSLSRMSTEEDVEAATAILMAAVTRFRSL, encoded by the coding sequence ATGCGCCGTATCTACATGGACGCCAACGCGACCACGCCCGTGCTGCCGGAGGTGGTGGCCGCGATGGAACCGTTCTGGTCCGACCGTTTTGGCAATGCCAGCGCCGTGCATGGCTTTGGCCGGGGTGCGCGTGGAGCGATCGACGGTGCACGCGAACAGATAGCCGCGCTCATCGGTGGCAAGGCCAGCGAAATTACGTTCACCAGCGGCGGCACGGAGAGCGACAATCTCGCTCTCTTCGGCACGCTGCATCTGGGGGATCACCTGATCGTCAGCGCCATCGAGCATGATGCCGTGCTGCACGCGGCGGACGCGCTGGAAGCAACAGGAGTAATCGTCTCACGTGTTCCATGCGATGCCCGTGGCGTGGTCGATCCTGGCGCTGTCTCCGCGTTGCTGCGCGACAACACGAAGCTGGTGAGCGTTATGCTCGCGAACAATGAGACAGGAGCCATACAGCCGATACGTGCCATCGCTGACATCGTCCATGCGGCGGGTGCGCTGTTGCACACGGATGCCGTACAGGCCGGTGGCAAAATCCCCGTGGATGTGAAGTCGCTGGGCTGCGACCTGTTGAGCCTGTCCGCACACAAGATGCATGGCCCGCAAGGTGTGGGCGCCCTGTGGATGCGCAGCGGCCTGACGCTGCGGCCGATGTTGCACGGCGGCAGCCACGAGCGCCAGCGTCGCGCGGGCACTGAGAATGTTCCGGGCATCGTCGGCTTTGGAACCGCCGCAGCGATGACCCGCACCTGGCTTTTCGAGGGCGGAATGCAGCGGCTTCAGACGCTGCGCGACCGGCTTGAAAGTTCCCTGCGCGAACGCATCGCCAGAATGGCCGTAAACAGCGAGCATGTTGACCGCCTGCCGAATACCGCATCCCTGCGCTTCGCCGGCGTGAACGCCGAGGAACTCGTCATCGCACTCGATCTGCAAGGGCTGGCCATCAGCGGTGGATCCGCCTGCCAGAGCGGCGCGATCGAACCCTCGCACGTGCTGCGCGCCATGGGACTGGACGAAGCGGATGCCCGCAGCAGCGTTCGGTTTTCGCTGTCTCGTATGAGCACCGAGGAGGATGTCGAGGCAGCCACGGCAATCCTCATGGCAGCCGTAACGCGCTTTCGCTCCCTCTGA
- a CDS encoding YtxH domain-containing protein, whose amino-acid sequence MADESSISGLGWFLAGLGIGALAGVLYAPKSGRETRDELAAQAKDAKEKADQYVGQTKDQVNEYVDKGREYYDKGRTQWSQYVDKGKDFVAQQQDKVASAVDAGKQIYQEKVESQTY is encoded by the coding sequence ATGGCAGACGAAAGCTCGATCAGCGGTCTGGGATGGTTCCTTGCAGGACTCGGCATTGGTGCCCTGGCCGGCGTTCTGTATGCGCCGAAGAGCGGCCGCGAGACCCGTGACGAACTGGCTGCACAAGCCAAGGACGCGAAAGAGAAGGCTGACCAGTACGTCGGTCAGACCAAGGACCAGGTCAATGAGTACGTTGATAAGGGCCGTGAGTACTACGACAAGGGCCGCACCCAGTGGAGCCAGTACGTCGACAAGGGCAAGGATTTCGTAGCCCAGCAGCAGGATAAGGTTGCGTCTGCTGTCGATGCCGGCAAGCAGATCTACCAGGAAAAGGTCGAAAGCCAGACCTACTAA
- the mnmA gene encoding tRNA 2-thiouridine(34) synthase MnmA, whose protein sequence is MAPDVASTIAVAMSGGVDSSAVAALLQMEGHTLVGLTLQLWDQRRLAGKGGIPEQVTGRCCSLDDVYDARRVAEQLGIPYYVVNQQRRFEQDVVQPFVSEYLAGRTPIPCTLCNNHLKFDELLKTARGIGAERVATGHYARVAYDEARGRWLLLRPADRSKDQTYFLFGLTQEQLSRTLFPLGEMVKPAVRAMAEEHNLRVAHKPDSQEICFIPGGDYKAFLSAYLQEQGRTMPETKGEMVTADGEVVGSHEGIHSFTVGQHKGVQQQLHKHHAEPFYVLGIEPATNRIVVGQEPELHTRHGVADRVNWISIEALRGPMRVQAKVRHRHQPAEATIKPMEGGRVAILFDEPQRAITPGQAAMFFEGDVVVGGGWLV, encoded by the coding sequence ATGGCTCCGGATGTTGCGAGCACCATCGCGGTCGCGATGAGCGGTGGCGTCGACTCGTCTGCGGTAGCCGCACTGCTGCAGATGGAGGGTCACACGCTGGTAGGCCTGACGCTGCAGTTATGGGATCAGCGGCGACTCGCGGGCAAGGGCGGCATCCCGGAACAGGTTACCGGCCGCTGCTGCTCGCTGGACGATGTCTACGATGCCCGCCGCGTCGCCGAGCAGCTTGGCATCCCCTACTATGTCGTCAATCAACAGCGGCGCTTTGAGCAGGACGTGGTGCAGCCGTTTGTCAGCGAGTACCTGGCCGGCCGCACGCCCATCCCATGTACGCTGTGCAACAACCATCTGAAGTTCGACGAGTTGCTAAAGACCGCGCGCGGCATTGGTGCGGAGCGCGTTGCTACTGGCCACTACGCGCGTGTCGCATACGACGAAGCACGCGGCCGCTGGCTGCTGCTGCGCCCCGCCGACCGTTCGAAGGACCAGACTTACTTCCTCTTCGGCCTCACGCAGGAACAGCTCAGCCGCACGCTCTTCCCGCTGGGCGAGATGGTAAAGCCCGCCGTGCGCGCCATGGCGGAGGAGCACAACCTGCGCGTCGCGCACAAGCCTGACTCGCAGGAGATCTGCTTCATTCCCGGCGGCGATTACAAGGCATTCCTGTCGGCATATCTGCAGGAGCAGGGCCGCACGATGCCCGAGACCAAGGGTGAGATGGTCACGGCAGACGGTGAAGTCGTCGGCTCGCATGAGGGTATCCACAGCTTCACCGTCGGTCAGCACAAGGGTGTGCAACAGCAGCTGCACAAGCACCATGCTGAGCCGTTTTACGTTCTGGGTATTGAGCCCGCGACCAATCGCATCGTGGTGGGGCAGGAGCCGGAACTGCATACGCGCCACGGCGTTGCCGACCGCGTGAACTGGATCAGCATCGAAGCACTGCGTGGCCCCATGCGCGTGCAGGCTAAGGTACGCCATCGTCATCAGCCCGCAGAAGCCACCATCAAGCCGATGGAGGGCGGTCGCGTTGCAATCCTGTTCGACGAGCCACAGCGCGCCATTACGCCAGGCCAGGCAGCCATGTTCTTTGAAGGCGATGTGGTGGTCGGCGGCGGCTGGCTGGTTTAG
- a CDS encoding BON domain-containing protein: MRKASRGTALALAAVMMTGAVGCKKTAPVVDDATLTSQVQQRIASDSALATEPVQVISQGGAVTLTGAVSNAAARSLAANDAAAVSGVTQVINNITVSAATAPVTAAATTPLPVAPVQTVPPPRERVRAAAPPPPPRYTPPPPQQQQPAPIARVQPPPPPQQQQPAPPPPPVARVVTLPAGSTLPVRVTQTLDSATTQPGETFTGAIATDIVQDDMLIIPRGSAVTGRVTEVHEAGHFSGSSLLTVELTGVNARGERISLATQPYSVEGKGRGKNTAVKTGVGAAAGAVLGGIFGGGKGAAIGAAAGGGTGAGINAVTRGQQVQIPSESVVRFVITNSVAVRTSTHAGGYNGAPSLQDRQ; the protein is encoded by the coding sequence ATGAGGAAGGCATCGCGAGGGACGGCACTTGCCCTCGCGGCAGTCATGATGACAGGCGCCGTGGGTTGCAAGAAGACGGCTCCCGTGGTGGACGATGCCACACTGACCTCGCAGGTTCAGCAGCGCATCGCCTCCGATAGCGCACTTGCGACAGAACCTGTCCAGGTCATCTCGCAGGGCGGTGCCGTGACCTTGACCGGAGCGGTAAGCAATGCCGCCGCGCGCAGTCTCGCGGCCAATGACGCCGCGGCGGTATCCGGTGTCACACAGGTCATCAACAACATCACGGTAAGCGCGGCAACAGCCCCCGTCACGGCGGCCGCGACGACACCGCTGCCGGTGGCTCCCGTTCAAACGGTTCCGCCGCCTCGCGAGCGCGTGCGTGCTGCTGCTCCTCCGCCTCCGCCTCGCTACACGCCGCCACCTCCTCAGCAACAGCAACCGGCGCCGATTGCCCGTGTGCAGCCGCCACCGCCGCCACAGCAACAGCAGCCCGCGCCGCCGCCACCGCCCGTCGCACGTGTGGTGACACTCCCTGCCGGCAGCACGCTTCCCGTCCGCGTGACGCAGACGCTCGACTCCGCCACCACGCAGCCAGGCGAGACCTTCACGGGCGCGATCGCGACCGACATCGTCCAGGACGACATGCTGATCATCCCGCGCGGTTCCGCCGTTACGGGTCGCGTCACCGAGGTTCACGAGGCAGGTCACTTCAGCGGCTCCTCACTGCTGACCGTAGAACTGACCGGTGTGAACGCCCGGGGCGAACGCATCTCCCTGGCCACGCAGCCGTACAGCGTGGAAGGTAAGGGCCGCGGAAAGAACACGGCCGTGAAGACCGGCGTCGGAGCCGCGGCGGGCGCAGTCCTCGGCGGCATCTTCGGTGGCGGCAAAGGAGCGGCCATCGGCGCGGCTGCCGGTGGCGGAACCGGCGCGGGTATCAACGCCGTCACGCGCGGCCAGCAGGTGCAGATTCCCAGTGAATCTGTCGTGCGCTTCGTCATCACCAATTCGGTCGCGGTGCGCACCTCGACCCATGCAGGCGGATACAACGGCGCGCCTTCCTTGCAGGATCGCCAGTAG
- a CDS encoding Ppx/GppA phosphatase family protein encodes MPTFAAIDIGSNSCRLAIATVEQHKVKGFHEDREVVRLGDSVFETGEISPDAMANTIRALKRFQKSVQAQPVDRVRVVATSAMRDARNAAAFIAWVKSATGWVVEVISGLEEGRLIHLGVVTHEPGARGRCVLIDLGGGSCEVTLSDGGRIQSMVSLPLGSVRLQQEFLHNDPPTADQQSQLHSYIDREMRKLERKMGKPGAPLVIATSGAAAALAEASKHPSMLPKALAKAAKMVKKSTIARRVSTKIVPLETDTASVRRLANKLVKMKNSERLVIPGIGPKRSEIIIGGAFVYADILERLHLKGFRYSPLGLRDGILAQMLSDSDERASVHKAVEQERWEGVLEVCRRYNIDPKRADSVRADAVRLFDATERVHGLPEEYRELLSAAAMMNEVGKFMNHQGHHRHTQYIIENSEIFGFSSGERTTMSAIARYLGKSRPDPMDRPMRSIPVEEHSNVGRAIVLLRLAVALNQNRATEALQVAVRVYPKRVLVELHAGKNGAELERWMLKKEAAYFREIFRRDLIVELA; translated from the coding sequence TTGCCCACTTTTGCAGCAATCGACATCGGGTCCAATTCTTGCCGGCTCGCCATTGCCACGGTGGAACAGCACAAAGTAAAGGGATTCCACGAGGACAGAGAAGTTGTCCGCCTGGGCGACAGTGTCTTCGAAACGGGTGAAATCTCCCCCGATGCGATGGCCAACACCATCCGCGCGCTGAAGCGATTTCAGAAGTCTGTGCAGGCGCAGCCTGTGGATCGTGTGCGTGTTGTCGCGACGTCCGCCATGCGCGATGCGCGCAATGCCGCCGCCTTTATTGCCTGGGTGAAGTCCGCGACCGGATGGGTTGTCGAGGTCATCTCTGGTCTTGAAGAGGGGCGTCTGATCCACTTGGGCGTGGTCACGCATGAGCCCGGAGCCCGAGGCCGCTGTGTCCTCATCGACCTTGGGGGCGGATCGTGCGAGGTCACCCTGTCCGATGGCGGACGCATTCAGAGCATGGTTTCACTGCCGCTTGGTTCCGTGCGTCTGCAGCAGGAGTTCCTGCACAACGACCCGCCAACGGCCGATCAGCAGAGCCAGCTCCACAGCTACATCGATCGCGAGATGCGCAAGCTGGAACGCAAGATGGGAAAGCCTGGCGCGCCGCTGGTGATTGCAACCTCCGGTGCGGCAGCTGCCCTGGCAGAGGCGAGCAAGCACCCAAGCATGTTGCCAAAGGCACTCGCCAAAGCTGCCAAGATGGTGAAGAAATCGACCATCGCACGGCGCGTCTCCACGAAGATCGTCCCACTGGAGACGGATACGGCTTCCGTTCGCCGCCTGGCCAACAAACTCGTCAAGATGAAGAACAGCGAGCGCCTTGTGATTCCGGGCATTGGACCGAAGCGCAGCGAGATCATCATTGGCGGCGCGTTCGTATATGCCGACATCCTGGAGCGACTGCACCTCAAGGGATTCCGCTACTCACCGCTGGGTCTACGCGACGGCATCCTCGCGCAGATGCTCTCGGACTCAGACGAGCGTGCGTCGGTCCATAAGGCTGTCGAGCAGGAGCGGTGGGAGGGCGTGCTTGAGGTCTGCCGCCGTTACAACATCGATCCCAAGCGTGCCGACTCGGTACGCGCGGATGCGGTGCGACTCTTCGACGCTACCGAGCGCGTGCATGGTCTGCCTGAGGAGTATCGCGAGCTTCTGAGTGCCGCAGCCATGATGAACGAGGTGGGCAAGTTCATGAACCACCAGGGCCATCACCGGCACACGCAGTACATCATCGAGAACTCAGAGATCTTCGGCTTCTCATCCGGTGAGCGTACGACCATGAGCGCCATCGCACGTTACCTGGGCAAGAGTCGTCCAGACCCGATGGATCGCCCCATGCGCAGCATTCCCGTGGAAGAGCATTCGAATGTCGGTCGCGCCATTGTGCTGCTGCGACTGGCCGTAGCGCTCAATCAGAACCGTGCGACAGAAGCGCTGCAGGTAGCAGTTCGCGTATATCCCAAGCGCGTGCTGGTAGAGCTTCACGCCGGCAAGAACGGCGCCGAGCTGGAGCGCTGGATGTTGAAGAAGGAAGCCGCTTACTTCCGGGAGATCTTCCGGCGCGACCTGATCGTCGAGTTGGCGTAG
- a CDS encoding class I SAM-dependent methyltransferase, with protein sequence MSGFDRLSRPYRWMEYLSFGRALERCRFYFLPQLASTRHALLLGDGDGRFAERLLRALVDHGAPSSKAGDPSLAQETRPPKARRVVAVDSSAAMLALLRSRCAFADNLLATYVADLSQGMPDVLRGEHFDLITTHFFLDCLTTEEVKRLVADVRPRMTADARWIISEFAVPTRGAMRLPAWIVVRGLYLSFRLLTGLRAQQLPDYRSALSAYGLVLQDQTVMLGGLLTAELWRCEVRPEPLES encoded by the coding sequence ATGAGCGGCTTCGATCGCCTTTCAAGGCCCTACCGGTGGATGGAATACCTTTCCTTCGGCCGCGCACTCGAGCGGTGCCGATTTTACTTCCTGCCGCAACTCGCCAGCACGCGACATGCCCTGCTGCTGGGCGATGGCGACGGCCGCTTCGCAGAACGCTTGCTACGCGCACTGGTCGATCACGGTGCGCCCAGTTCCAAAGCGGGTGATCCAAGTCTCGCCCAGGAGACGCGGCCTCCAAAAGCCAGACGAGTCGTAGCCGTCGACAGCAGCGCAGCGATGCTCGCGCTGCTTCGATCACGCTGTGCTTTCGCTGACAACCTGCTCGCAACATACGTCGCCGATCTTTCGCAAGGCATGCCGGATGTGCTCCGAGGAGAGCACTTCGACCTGATCACGACACACTTCTTCCTCGACTGCCTCACGACCGAAGAGGTGAAGCGGCTCGTGGCAGACGTACGCCCCCGCATGACCGCGGATGCGCGGTGGATCATCTCAGAGTTTGCAGTGCCAACACGCGGTGCGATGCGGCTCCCCGCGTGGATCGTCGTGCGCGGTCTCTACCTCAGCTTTCGCTTGCTTACGGGCCTGAGGGCACAACAACTGCCGGACTATCGAAGCGCCCTGTCGGCATACGGACTGGTCTTGCAGGATCAGACCGTAATGCTGGGCGGCTTGCTTACGGCCGAGCTGTGGCGCTGTGAGGTACGGCCGGAACCGCTAGAATCGTAG
- a CDS encoding SixA phosphatase family protein, with the protein MNLYMLRHASAGQRRSNPVLDVKRPLDKAGKRDCLLLGNTLSSMNVSFDLIVSSPLKRSLQTASLVGTETGYEQKILLSDALAPSATFAQFEKLLVECAGHESLLVVGHSPNLVQYLGLLMQPAQPTTASRPPASVRLRKGGIARLNLERGAATLQWMLDPRVVRTLYANSTIRSRRKISRK; encoded by the coding sequence ATGAATCTCTACATGCTTCGACATGCATCGGCTGGCCAGCGGCGTTCCAACCCCGTGCTGGACGTGAAGCGCCCGCTGGATAAGGCAGGCAAGCGCGACTGCCTGCTCCTGGGCAATACCCTGTCATCGATGAATGTGAGCTTCGACCTCATCGTCAGCAGTCCACTCAAGCGCAGCCTGCAGACCGCGTCACTCGTCGGCACGGAGACCGGCTACGAGCAGAAGATTCTTCTATCGGACGCGCTTGCACCATCCGCCACCTTCGCACAGTTCGAGAAGCTGCTGGTGGAATGCGCCGGGCACGAGTCACTGCTCGTCGTCGGGCACAGTCCCAACCTTGTGCAGTACCTGGGTCTGCTGATGCAGCCCGCGCAGCCGACCACCGCGAGCCGGCCGCCAGCCAGCGTCCGCCTGCGTAAGGGCGGCATTGCAAGGCTGAACCTTGAGCGCGGCGCCGCCACGCTGCAGTGGATGCTGGATCCGCGCGTGGTGCGTACGCTCTACGCCAACTCGACGATCAGGTCGCGCCGGAAGATCTCCCGGAAGTAA